In Enoplosus armatus isolate fEnoArm2 chromosome 2, fEnoArm2.hap1, whole genome shotgun sequence, one DNA window encodes the following:
- the tacr3a gene encoding tachykinin receptor 3a: protein MAAPHNGSNMTANYTNQFVQPPWRVALWSVAYSVVLAVAVFGNLIVIWIILAHKRMRTVTNYFLLNLAFSDASMAAFNTLINFIYAAHGEWYFGEAYCKFHNFFPVTSVFASIYSMTAIAVDRYMAIIHPLKPRLSAKATTGVIVCIWSLAVVLAFPLCYFSTTRALPRRTLCYVAWPRMASDTFMYHIIVTVLVYVLPLVVMGITYTIVGVTLWGGEIPGDSSDNYHGQLRAKRKVVKMMIIVVVTFALCWLPYHVYFIVTGLNKRLNKWKYIQQVYLSVLWLAMSSTMYNPIIYCCLNSRFRAGFKRAFRWCPFIKVSSYDELELRSTRLHPTRQSSMYTLSRMDTTTVVVYDPAEGDGGASSGSGRKHSLLARKRNYITSRHVEITGCNGGSAKTENGGAPTAQPEEFS from the exons ATGGCAGCTCCGCATAACGGATCCAACATGACGGCGAACTACACCAACCAGTTCGTGCAGCCGCCGTGGCGCGTCGCTCTCTGGTCCGTAGCCTACAGCGTCGTGCTGGCGGTGGCGGTGTTTGGGAACCTCATCGTGATATGGATCATTCTCGCCCACAAGCGCATGAGGACGGTGACGAACTACTTTCTCCTGAACTTGGCGTTTTCGGACGCGTCAATGGCCGCGTTCAACACTTTGATAAACTTTATCTACGCTGCCCACGGGGAGTGGTACTTCGGGGAAGCGTACTGCAAATTCCACAACTTCTTCCCGGTCACGTCCGTGTTTGCGAGCATCTACTCCATGACTGCGATAGCTGTGGACAG gTACATGGCCATCATCCATCCCCTGAAGCCTCGTCTGTCAGCGAAGGCCACCACAGGAGTCATCGTCTGTATCTGGAGTCTGGCCGTGGTTCTGGCGTTCCCTCTCTGCTACTTCTCCACCACCCGAGCTCTCCCCCGCAGGACCCTCTGCTACGTGGCCTGGCCCCGCATGGCCAGCGACACCTTCAT GTATCATATCATAGTTACCGTTCTGGTCTACGTGCTGCCCTTAGTGGTGATGGGCATCACTTACACCATCGTGGGGGTGACTCTGTGGGGAGGGGAGATCCCTGGAGACTCATCTGATAACTATCATGGGCAGCTCAGGGCTAAAAGGAAG GTGGTGAAGATGATGATCATCGTGGTGGTGACCtttgccctctgctggctgcccTATCATGTCTACTTCATTGTGACAGGTCTCAACAAGCGTCTGAACAAGTGGAAGTACATCCAGCAGGTTTACCTGTCAGTGCTGTGGCTGGCAATGAGCTCCACCATGTACAACCCCATCATCTACTGCTGCCTCAACAGCAG GTTTCGAGCTGGCTTCAAGCGAGCATTTCGTTGGTGCCCATTCATCAAAGTGTCCAGCTACGACGAGTTGGAACTACGTTCTACACGGCTGCACCCGACACGCCAGAGCAGCATGTATACGCTGTCACGAATGGATACCACCACGGTGGTGGTTTACGACCCTGCCGAGGGCGATGGCGGCGCTTCCAGTGGCTCTGGACGGAAGCACTCCCTGCTCGCTAGGAAGAGAAACTACATCACGTCTCGCCACGTGGAGATCACTGGATGCAACGGTGGTAGTGCGAAAACGGAAAATGGAGGGGCTCCAACCGCTCAACCTGAGGAGTTCTCCTGA